A single window of Dermacentor albipictus isolate Rhodes 1998 colony chromosome 1, USDA_Dalb.pri_finalv2, whole genome shotgun sequence DNA harbors:
- the LOC135906963 gene encoding uncharacterized protein, translating to MAAAAALCARLVAGQLLLLLLLHAVAAAGSAETEQPSLLASQKHRFVLPVGRAASADNQSGDVLNLYDNVSRLIHEEQDAKVRAALRDSLQAAMRENIENLVAPGKDVQRRAKVRQLGFGSVWDGLYVAQRYVLVGIIAVVVTVSLVVLVYWFVAHVIRGAMRRSPSSIGLTELEDLDVYSTDDDGSSAGRYNRARKIALAPRNALLGYRPVP from the exons ATGGCTGCGGCAGCGGCCCTGTGCGCCCGGCTGGTGGCcgggcagctgctgctgctgctgctgctgcacgccGTCGCGGCTGCTGGTTCCGCCGAGACCGAGCAGCCCTCGCTGCTGGCGTCGCAGAAGCACCGGTTTGTTCTGCCAGTCGGCCGCGCCGCCTCCGCCGACAACCAGAGCGGCGACGTGCTCAACCTATACGATAATGTGTCCCGCCTGATACACGAAGAGCAG GACGCCAAGGTCAGGGCCGCCCTACGCGATTCCTTGCAAGCGGCCATGCGTGAGAACATCGAGAACCTCGTGGCGCCCGGCAAAGACGTCCAGAGGCGTGCCAAGGTGCGCCAACTCGGGTTCGGCTCGGTCTGGGACGGCTTATACGTCGCCCAGCGCTATGTCCTGGTCGGCATCATCGCCGTCGTCGTCACCGTGTCGCTAGTCGTGCTCGTGTACTGGTTCGTCGCGCACGTCATCAGGGGTGCCATGCGACGCAGCCCGTCCAGCATCGGTCTCACCGAGCTGGAGGACCTCGACGTCTATTCGACCGACGACGACGGCTCTTCGGCCGGTCGCTACAACCGAGCCAGGAAAATCGCCCTTGCTCCGCGAAATGCGCTCCTCGGCTACAGGCCGGTGCCGTGA